A stretch of DNA from Caldilineales bacterium:
TCAATTACACCGACCTGACTGGCGACACCGTCATCGCCCGCTTCCACATCCGGCCCGATAACCTCAACCGGGCCGACCCCACGAGCGAGGAGATCCTCCTGTCCGTGGCCCAACCCTACGCCAACCACAACGGCGGCCAGATCGCCTTCGGCCCGAGCGACGGCTATCTCTACATCGGCATGGGCGATGGCGGCGATGGCGGCGACCCACATAACTACGGCCAGTCGTCGGGCGTGCTGTTGGGCAAGCTGCTGCGGATCGATGTCGAGGGCGGGGTCGCGCCCTACGGCATCCCACCCACCAATCCTTTCACGGCCACGGCCGGCTACCGGGGCGAGATCTGGGCGCTGGGGCTGCGCAACCCCTGGCGCTTCAGCTTCGACCGGCTGACCGGCGACCGCTATCTGGGCGACGTGGGCCAGTATGCGTGGGAGGAGATCGATTTTCAGGCCGCGAACAGCGCCGGGGGCGAGAACTATGGCTGGCGTCTGACCGAGGGCAATCACTGCTTCCTGCCGGCCGATTGCGACCCGGCCGGCCTGACGCCGCCGGTGGCCGAGTACGACCACAGCCTGGGCTGCGCCGTCACCGGCGGACACGTCTACCGGGGCGAGCAATATCCGCGGCTGGAGGGCGTCTATTTCTTCGCCGATTATTGCAGCGGCCGCATCTGGGGCTTGCGCCGGCAAGACGGCGACTGGCAAAACCATCTGCTGCTCGATGCTCCTTTCCCCATCAGCAGCTTTGGCGAGGACGAGGCCGGCGAAATCTACCTGGCCGACTACCGCAACGGCGCCATCTACCGGCTAACCGACCTGCAGCAGCTTTGGCTGCCGGTGTGGCTGCGACCATGAGCCATGCCCTGCTCAAGGGGTCATTGGACGGGGACAAGGGTGATCACTACAATGGCGGCACACCCCAACGAGATGCCGTCCATGCTAAGCTACCAGATCGTCCTTCCCCCCCATCCCGTCGCCGACGCCCCCCTGCTGGTCATGCTCCACGGACGTGGGGCCGATGAGACCGACATGCTGGCCCTGGCGCCCTTCTTCCCACAGGCGACCCTGGTGGCGCCGCGAGCGCCATTCCCGGCGGCGCCGTTGGGATACGGCCCCGGCTATGCCTGGTATCGCTACCTGGGCGGCGCCCGCCCTGATCCCGACCACTTTCAGCACTCGCTGGATGAGTTGCACGCCCTGCTCGACTCGCTGCCCTCGCGCCTGCCCCTGCCGCCCGGCCCACTCTTTTTGGGTGGTTTCAGCCAGGGCGGCACCGTCAGCCTGGGCTACACCCTCTGTCATCCCGAACGCGTCCACACCATCCTCAACCTCTCCGGCTTTCTGGCCGACCATCCGGCGGTGCAGGTCACGCCGCAAGCGGTGGCCCACACCCGTTTCTACTGGCCCCACGGCGCCCTCGACGCCAACATACCGCACACTCTTGCCCAACAGGGTCGCGCCCAACTCCTGGCCGTCGACGCCTTCCTGGCCGCACCCGACTATCCCATCGGCCACACCATCACCCGCGCCGAAATCGATGACATCAGCGAGCTGCTGCGCACGATCTGAAGCTGCAAGTGGCAGGTCGCAGGTGGCAGGTGGCAGGTGGCAGGTGGCAAGTCGCAGGTCGAAGGTGGCAAGTGGCAGAGCTTGTCCTGAGTGAAACGAAGGATCGCAGGTGGCAGGTGGCAGGTGGCAAGTCGCAGGTGGCAAGTCGCAGGTCGAAGGTGGCAGGTCGCAGGTCGCAGGTTGATCGTTGATTGTTGACTGTTGATTGTTGACTGTTTCCCCCTCTCCTGCCATGATCCGTATCGTCACCGATAGCACCGCCGGCCTGTCACCTGAGATGGCCCGACAGTACGGCATCGCCGTCGTGCCGCAGGTCGTCATCTTTGGGGACGAGCAGTTCCTGGAACTACAGGAATTGAGCGCCGCTGATTTCATGGCCCGCTTGCAGGCAGCTCGCATCCTCCCCAAGACGGCCGCCCCCTCGCCGGGCGCGTTCGAGGCCGTCTACCGGCCCTGGGTCGAAGCCGGCGACGCCATCCTCTCCATCCACCCTTCAGCCGACATCAGCGGCACCATGCGCGGGGCCACCGCCGCTGCGGCCTCGTTTCCGGGCGCCGACCTCCGCCTCCTCGACACCCGCACCATCGCCGGCCCGTTGGGGCGGTTGGTGTTGCTGGCCGCCGCCATGGCCGCCGAAGGCCGCCAGGTTGACGAAATCTGGCAGCGGCTGAACGAGCTGGCCCCGCGCGCCCGCATCTACTTCCTGGTGGACACCCTCGACTATCTGCAACGGGGCGGGCGCATTGGCGGCGCCGCCGCCCTGGTGGGAAGCCTGCTGCAGGTCAAACCGATCTTGGGGCTGAGCGATGGCCGGGTGGTGGTCGTCGAACGGCAGCGCACCCACAGCCGCGCCCTCAACCGCCTGAAAGAACTGGTCATCACCGCAGCGGCAAGGGGCGAGGCCGCCTATCTCTCGGTCATGGACGCCGGCCGGCCGGTGCTGGCCCAGACCCTGGCCGACGAACTCCAGGCCACACTCGACGCCCCCGATGTCTTCAGCGCCGACCTGGTCCCTGCCATCGTCACCCACACCGGGCCGGGCGCGCTGGGCGTGGGCTTCTTCCTCGCCGAGGCCGCATGATCTCCGTCCGCACGCTCGACACAACCCGCCGCGGCGATGCCCGCGCCTGGATCGCCCTGCCCTACCGCCTCTATGCCGGCGATCCCCTCTGGGTGCCGCAGATGGTGGACGAGGCCCGGATGCAGCTCGACCGTCGCCGCAACCCCTTCTTCCACCACTCCCAGGCCGATTTTCTGCTGGCCGAGCAGGATGGCCGGGCCGTGGGCCGGCTGGCAGTGATGGAAAACAAACCCTACAATGCCCGCCGCGGCCGCAAGGCGGCCTTGTTCACCCATTTCGAGACCAGCAAGGACTTCGCGGTGACGCAGGCCCTGTTCGAGGCCGCCTTCGCCTGGATGCGCCAGCGCGGCCTGGACACCCTCATCGGCCCCAAGGGCTTCCTCACCGCCGACGGCCTGGGGATGCTGGTCGAAGGCTTCCACCGTCGCCCGGCCATCGGCATCGCCTACAACCCGCCCTTCTACCACGACCATCTGCTGCGCCTCGGCTGCGAGCGTGAGACCGACTTCGTCTCCGGCTATCTTCCGGCCAACCACGAGATCCCCGATCGCATCTTCCGCCTCGCCGACAAGGTCAAGGAACGCTACGGCTTTCGCATCGAACAGTATCGCAGCAAAAAAGAACTCCAGGCCATCGTGCCGAAGGTGGTGGAGACCTACAACCAGAGCTTCGTCGACAACTGGGAATATGTGCCGATCACGCCCGCAGAGGCCAAAGTCATCGCCAAACGGCTGCTCGACATCATCGAACCGGGGCTGGTGAAGCTGGTGTGGAAGGGCGACGAGCTGGTGGGCTTCCTGCTCTGCTATCCCGATATTTCGGCCGCCATCCAGCGCACGGGTGGGCGGCTGTGGCCGTTTGGCTTCATCTCGTTACTGCGCGAGTTTGGCCGCACAGAATGGGTCAACGTCAACGGGGCAGGCATCCTGGCGCCGCACCGGGGCCGGGGTGTGGATGCCATGCTGTTCGCCGAAATCGCCCGCACCATCGCCCAGAGCCGCTACAAGCACGCCATTGTCGTCCAGATCGACGAAGGCAACGCCAAGATGCAGGCCGAAATGGCAGCCCTGGGAGTGACTTTCGATACCCGCCACCGCATCTTCCGCCGCCAACTGGCGTGATTCGCAGGGTCAGGACAATCTATGACCATAGCCATCGAGATCGCAGCCATCTTCCTGCTGATCGGGATTAACGGCGTGCTGGCCATGTCCGAGATCGCCATCCTCTCGGCCCGCAAGGTGCGGCTGCGCCAGATGGCCGACCAGGGCAACCGGGCGGCGCAGACCGCGCTCGACCTGGCCACCGAGCCGGCCGACTTCCTCTCCACCGTCCAGGTTGGGATCACACTGCTGGGCATCCTTTCCGGCGTCTTCGGCGGGGCCACGCTGGTGCTGACGCTCGAACACCGCCTGGAGCAGTTCCCCGCCCTGGCCCGTTTCAGCCCCCAGATCGCCCTCCTGATCGTCGTCTCGGCCATCACCTACTTCTCACTGGTGCTGGGCGAACTTTCACCCAAACGCTACGGCCTGACCCACGCCGAACGCATCGCTGTGCGCATGGCCCCCTCCATGCGGCGGCTGGCGCGGCTGGCCTCGCCGGTGGTGCGGCTGCTCAGCTTCTCCAGCAGCCTGGTCTTGCGACTGCTGCGCATGCAACCCGCCGCCGATGCAGCCGTGACCGAAGACGAGATCAGGGCCATGATTGAACAAGGGACGGACGCCGGCGTGCTGGAACCGATCGAGGAGGAACTAGTCGGCCGGGTCTTCCGGCTGAGCGACCAACGCGCTCAGGCTTTGCTCACACCTCGCACCGAAATCGACTGGATCGACCTGGATGAGCCGCTCGCGGCCAGCCTGCAGGCTATCGCCGCCCGCCCTCACGTCCAATACCCCGTCGCCCGCGGCAGCCTGGACAGCGTAGTGGGCGTTGTCCGCGCCCAAGACCTGTTGGCCACAGCCCTCGCCGGTCAGGCCATCGACCTGGCAGCCATGCTCCAGCCGGCCATCTTCGTGCCCGAAACCCTGCCCGCCCTCGACCTGCTGGCGCAGATGCGCGACCGGCGCAGCCGCATCGCCCTGGTCATCGACGAATACGGCGGTCTCGAGGGCCTGGTGACGATGACCGATGTCCTGGAGGCCATCATCGGCGAGTTCAAGGCCCTGACCCCCTCCGAGCAGGAAATCGTGCGGTTGGAGGACGGCTCCTATCTCCTGGATGGCATGGTCGCAACCGCCGAACTGAAAGAACTGTTGGGGCAGCGGGAGTTGCCGATGGAGGACGAGCGCGCCTACAGCAGCCTGGGCGGCATGATCATGGCGACGATGGGGCGTATTCCCGGTATCGGCGACGCCTTCAGCTGGGGCGGATTCCGCTTCGAGGTGGTGGACATGGACGGGGCGCGGGTGGATCGGGTGCGGGTGACGCCGACCCAAGCGCCGTGAGCCGGCCTCAGCCCGCCAGCACCTCTTTCATCCGCTTGGCCGCCTTATCGCGGTCGAACTTCTCCAGCAGCCGTTTGCGGATGCGCAGGCTGATGGGGGTCACTTCCAGCAGTTCGTCGTCGGCCAGATATTCCATGCACTCGTCCAGGCTCATCACCAGGGGCGGGGTCAGGCGTTCCTCCAATTCTTTGGTCGAACTACGGATGTTGTCCAGATGCTTGCGCTTGCAGACATTGACATCGAGATCGCCCGGCCGCTGGTGCTCACCCACCACCTGCCCCTGGTAGACATCGACCCCCGGCCCGACGAACAGCACCCCGCGTTCTTCGGCGTTGCGAAGCCCGTTCGAGGTGGTCGGCCCCGTCTCCCAGGCCACCAACGAGCCGCGGCTGCGCGAGGCGATGGGACCGGCAAAAGACAAATAATCATGGAAGAGCGTGTGCATCGTGCCTGAGCCGCGGGTGGCGGTGAGGAACTGGTAGCGGAACCCCAGCAGGCCGCGCGTGGGCGCCAGATAGGTGAGGTGGATATTGCCGGTGGACTCCTCCTCCATGTTCATCATCTCGCCCCGGCGTTTGCCCAACATCTCCACCACCACGCCCACAGCATCGGGCGGGCATTCGATGTGCACCTCCTCGAATGGCTCCAGTTTCTCGCCATCCTCGCCATCGCGCAGGATGACCTCGGGCCGCGAGACATGGAACTCGTAGCCTTCGCGCCGCATGGTCTCGATCAAGATGGCCAGATGCAGTTCGCCCCGGCCCGAAACCAGGAACGAATCGGCGCTGTCGGTGTCCTCCACGCGCAGGGCCACGTTGTGTTTCAGTTCTTCATACAGCCGCTCGCGCAACCGGCGCGAGGTGCTCCACTTGCCCTCGCGCCCGGCAAAGGGCGAGTTATTGACGCCAAAGGTCATGCGCACGGTGGGCGCCTCGACTCGGATGCTGGGCAGGGCGATGGGGTTGAGGGGATCGGCCAGGGTCTCGCCGATGGCGACGCCTTCCAGCCCGGCGATGGCGACGATCTCGCCCGCCTCTGCCATCTCGACCTCCACCTTTTCCAGCCCTTCGTGCACATAGAGATAGCGGACGCGCTCCGGCGCCGTCTCGCCGTCGAGCAGGAGGCGGGCCACCGCCTGCCTGGCCTGGATGCGCCCGGCAAACACGCGTCCCACCGCCGTCAGCCCGCGGTAGGGGTCGTAGCCGAGGGTGGTGACCAGCATCTGCAAGGGGGCGTGGACATCGACCACCGGGCAGGGGACATGGCGCAGGATGGCATCGAAGAGCGGCTGCAAGTCGGGGCCGAGCGCGGAGGTCAGCCCGGCCCGGCCTTCGGTGGCCACGGCATAGATCACGGGGAAGTCGGCCTGTTCGTCGCTGGCGCCGAGTTCGATGAACAGATCGAAGGTCTCGTTCAGCACCCGGTCGGGTTCGGCATCGCGGCGGTCGACCTTGTTGATGACGACGATGGCGCGATGCCCCAGATCGAGCGCCTTCTTGAGCACAAAGCGAGTTTGCGGCATCGGCCCTTCGGCCGCATCCACCAACAGCAGCACGCCATCGACCATGTTCAGCACCCGCTCCACCTCGCCGCCGAAATCGGCATGGCCGGGCGTATCGACGATGTTGATCTTGACCTGCTGGCCCGCCGTCTCGTCCCAGATGCTGATGGCTGTGTTCTTGGCCAGGATGGTGATGCCGCGCTCGCGTTCCAGGTCGTTGGAATCGAGGACGCGCTCGGCCACCTGCTGGTTGGCGCGGAAGACGCGCGCCTGCCGCAGGAGACCATCGACCAGGGTGGTTTTGCCGTGGTCGACGTGGGCGATGATGGCGATATTGCGGAGGTCGGTGCGGGGGGTCATGGTGGGGCGGGAGGCGGGAGGTGGGAGGCGCGTCGGGCGGAGTTCGCACGCCGACGTGCGCATGGTGCACGTCGGCGTCGATCTGTGCAAGAGGTAATCGCCGCCAAACAGACAGAGACCCCGGCAGGTGGCCGAGGTCTCTGGATGGGCAGGGATGACAGAGTAAAAGCTATTGTAGCAGAGGCGCAGCGTGGAGCCAAAGCTGAAGGAGAGGCAACGGCGATGCCAACGATGCCACGCCGACCAGACTAGGCGCCGCCACTCGCCGCCCGCAGACAAAGCACCAGGGTGTAGCCGATAGGCGCCAGGGCAGGATAAGCGTGACGGAGGGCAACAACCTCAAACCCTGCTCGTCTTGCCGCCTGGTGGGCGAATTGGGGAGTCCGCGGCGTAGCCGGATAGGTCAGGCGCGAGGCCGCGGCATAGAGCCAACCCCACGGGCTGTAGGCATTGGGATAGGTGACGACGAGAAGGCCGCCAGGCGCCATGTACCCTTTCAGCAATTCGAGCAACGGGCCGGGTTCAGGGTAGTAGTCCAAGACGCCGATACAGGTGATAACCGGCCACTCGCGTCCTGACAACTGCGCAGGATCGGAAATGAACTCGGCGGTCAGGTTCAGACGAGCGGCCTTGGTGATGGCCTGATCGAGCATCCCTGTCGAGATGTCATAGGCTGTGACGGTGCAGCCCCGACGGAGGAGGTCAAGGGTTGTACGTCCTGTTCCGCAACCGTAGTCGAGAACCAACGAACCGGCAGGAACAAGAGGCCGGATTTGCCGTAACTCGCGCTCGCCTACGAACGCGGTCAGGTGGTTGTCATAGCGCGGAGCAAAGTCATTGAAGTGCTGGCGAATTGTCGCGACGGGTTTCATTCTCGATGACCTGCCAGGTCAGGAAGCCAACAAAGCGAATCAGCCAAAAAGCGATCAGTCGGTAGGCAAGGGCGGCAGCCACAGCCACGGCGCCCGGCGCACCCAGCCGGGCGTAGATCACAGCCAAAGAGGCATCAGCCAGGCCCAGGCCACCGGGCAAAGCAGCCAGGCCGCTGAGCAAGAGCATCAGACCATAGCCGCTGAGCAACATGCCGGGCGAAATCTTGTAGTGAAAGGCGGCAAAACATACGCCCAGTGTGGCGACGTCCAGGAGGACGCGTCCGGCGGCTGTGAGCAAAAAGGGCGCTTGCCGCGCCTGGCGCAAGTGCGATAGCCCATCATAAAAGCGATCGACGCGAGCTGCGATGGCAGACTGAGTTAAGGGCTGGCGGTGAATACGGGGAGACAGGGCGAGGAGAAGGCGATTCCAGCCTCGCGCCAGTCGCCACGCCCAGGTCATGGCGCGAGTGCGATGCTGGCCGATCCACAGGACTAGACCGCCCAGAATGACGGCCAGCAGCGCCACCGCCACGAGAAAGAACGTCTGCACGGAGCTGAGCGGCTCCCGACGAAGCACGTAACCAAGCCCGGAGAAGGCGACCATCGCCATCATCAGGCCCAGGTAGAACGTTTCCATGCCTGCCGTGAAGGTCGAAGCCTCAGCCGAATAGCCGCTGCGTTTCAACAGATGCGCTCGCATGACCAGGCCACTGGCGCCGGCGCTGGGAACAGCTACCTCGATGAAGGCGATGGCAGGCAACACGGCCACGATCCGCCAGAAGCCGATCCGCCCTTCGAACGGTCGCAGCAGGAGGAAATTGAGCGCCGCCAAAAGGCAATACGAGGCAAAGTGGATCCCTGGCGCCGCGGCCAGCCAGAACCAATCGGCGGTGCGGAATAGGTGCGCTACTTGCCGAAATTCATGCACAAGCGGCCAGAACAGGTAGAGCACCACGGCAAAGGCCACCAGGCTGAGGCCAACTTTGAACCACTTCATAACTGGTTCCATCCGCCAACGGGCGGCCCCTGGCCGATGCGCCGGCGCACATCAGCCAGCGACGTGGAGTCGCTGCCATCTCCCCACATGGCCTCGATCCACCAGGTGGCCCCGGCTTCGTCCCAGACCCGCACCTGTTCGGCGGCCTCGTCCGGTCTGTCGCCGGGTGTGCGGCCTTCTACCACG
This window harbors:
- a CDS encoding PQQ-dependent sugar dehydrogenase, which produces MRKLALRAVFCLVLLLGSGFTVSGSPQVPPGHQTTLWPELALKPFASGFHSPVHITHADDDSGRLFVVEQLGVVRIVKNGILLPEPFLDIQARVGCCGEQGLLSLAFPPGSADKNHFYVNYTDLTGDTVIARFHIRPDNLNRADPTSEEILLSVAQPYANHNGGQIAFGPSDGYLYIGMGDGGDGGDPHNYGQSSGVLLGKLLRIDVEGGVAPYGIPPTNPFTATAGYRGEIWALGLRNPWRFSFDRLTGDRYLGDVGQYAWEEIDFQAANSAGGENYGWRLTEGNHCFLPADCDPAGLTPPVAEYDHSLGCAVTGGHVYRGEQYPRLEGVYFFADYCSGRIWGLRRQDGDWQNHLLLDAPFPISSFGEDEAGEIYLADYRNGAIYRLTDLQQLWLPVWLRP
- a CDS encoding DegV family protein; its protein translation is MIRIVTDSTAGLSPEMARQYGIAVVPQVVIFGDEQFLELQELSAADFMARLQAARILPKTAAPSPGAFEAVYRPWVEAGDAILSIHPSADISGTMRGATAAAASFPGADLRLLDTRTIAGPLGRLVLLAAAMAAEGRQVDEIWQRLNELAPRARIYFLVDTLDYLQRGGRIGGAAALVGSLLQVKPILGLSDGRVVVVERQRTHSRALNRLKELVITAAARGEAAYLSVMDAGRPVLAQTLADELQATLDAPDVFSADLVPAIVTHTGPGALGVGFFLAEAA
- a CDS encoding hemolysin family protein, with product MTIAIEIAAIFLLIGINGVLAMSEIAILSARKVRLRQMADQGNRAAQTALDLATEPADFLSTVQVGITLLGILSGVFGGATLVLTLEHRLEQFPALARFSPQIALLIVVSAITYFSLVLGELSPKRYGLTHAERIAVRMAPSMRRLARLASPVVRLLSFSSSLVLRLLRMQPAADAAVTEDEIRAMIEQGTDAGVLEPIEEELVGRVFRLSDQRAQALLTPRTEIDWIDLDEPLAASLQAIAARPHVQYPVARGSLDSVVGVVRAQDLLATALAGQAIDLAAMLQPAIFVPETLPALDLLAQMRDRRSRIALVIDEYGGLEGLVTMTDVLEAIIGEFKALTPSEQEIVRLEDGSYLLDGMVATAELKELLGQRELPMEDERAYSSLGGMIMATMGRIPGIGDAFSWGGFRFEVVDMDGARVDRVRVTPTQAP
- the typA gene encoding translational GTPase TypA, whose protein sequence is MTPRTDLRNIAIIAHVDHGKTTLVDGLLRQARVFRANQQVAERVLDSNDLERERGITILAKNTAISIWDETAGQQVKINIVDTPGHADFGGEVERVLNMVDGVLLLVDAAEGPMPQTRFVLKKALDLGHRAIVVINKVDRRDAEPDRVLNETFDLFIELGASDEQADFPVIYAVATEGRAGLTSALGPDLQPLFDAILRHVPCPVVDVHAPLQMLVTTLGYDPYRGLTAVGRVFAGRIQARQAVARLLLDGETAPERVRYLYVHEGLEKVEVEMAEAGEIVAIAGLEGVAIGETLADPLNPIALPSIRVEAPTVRMTFGVNNSPFAGREGKWSTSRRLRERLYEELKHNVALRVEDTDSADSFLVSGRGELHLAILIETMRREGYEFHVSRPEVILRDGEDGEKLEPFEEVHIECPPDAVGVVVEMLGKRRGEMMNMEEESTGNIHLTYLAPTRGLLGFRYQFLTATRGSGTMHTLFHDYLSFAGPIASRSRGSLVAWETGPTTSNGLRNAEERGVLFVGPGVDVYQGQVVGEHQRPGDLDVNVCKRKHLDNIRSSTKELEERLTPPLVMSLDECMEYLADDELLEVTPISLRIRKRLLEKFDRDKAAKRMKEVLAG
- a CDS encoding methyltransferase domain-containing protein, giving the protein MKPVATIRQHFNDFAPRYDNHLTAFVGERELRQIRPLVPAGSLVLDYGCGTGRTTLDLLRRGCTVTAYDISTGMLDQAITKAARLNLTAEFISDPAQLSGREWPVITCIGVLDYYPEPGPLLELLKGYMAPGGLLVVTYPNAYSPWGWLYAAASRLTYPATPRTPQFAHQAARRAGFEVVALRHAYPALAPIGYTLVLCLRAASGGA
- a CDS encoding flippase-like domain-containing protein, which translates into the protein MKWFKVGLSLVAFAVVLYLFWPLVHEFRQVAHLFRTADWFWLAAAPGIHFASYCLLAALNFLLLRPFEGRIGFWRIVAVLPAIAFIEVAVPSAGASGLVMRAHLLKRSGYSAEASTFTAGMETFYLGLMMAMVAFSGLGYVLRREPLSSVQTFFLVAVALLAVILGGLVLWIGQHRTRAMTWAWRLARGWNRLLLALSPRIHRQPLTQSAIAARVDRFYDGLSHLRQARQAPFLLTAAGRVLLDVATLGVCFAAFHYKISPGMLLSGYGLMLLLSGLAALPGGLGLADASLAVIYARLGAPGAVAVAAALAYRLIAFWLIRFVGFLTWQVIENETRRDNSPALQ